One part of the Calypte anna isolate BGI_N300 chromosome 12, bCalAnn1_v1.p, whole genome shotgun sequence genome encodes these proteins:
- the SEC13 gene encoding protein SEC13 homolog — translation MVSVINTVDTSHEDMIHDAQMDYYGTRLATCSSDRSVKIFDVRNGGQILIADLRGHEGPVWQVAWAHPMYGNILASCSYDRKVIIWKEENGTWEKTYEYTGHDSSVNSVCWAPHDYGLILACGSSDGAISLLSYTGDGQWEVKKISNAHTIGCNAVSWAPAVVPGSLIEQPSGQKPNYIKRFVSGGCDNLVKIWKEEDGQWKEEQKLEAHSDWVRDVAWAPSIGLPTSTIASCSQDGRVFIWTCDDASGNSWSPKLLHKFSDVVWHVSWSITANILAVSGGDNKVTLWKESVDGLWACISDVNKGQGGVSAVTEGQQNEQ, via the exons ATG GTCTCGGTGATCAACACGGTGGACACCTCCCACGAGGACATGATC CACGATGCTCAGATGGATTACTATGGCACTCGGCTggccacctgctcctcagacAGATCTGTGAAGATCTTTGATGTTCGGAACGGGGGGCAGATCCTCATTGCAGACCTGAGAGG GCACGAAGGGCCCGTGTGGCAGGTTGCCTGGGCTCACCCCATGTATGGGAATATCCTGGCTTCCTGCTCCTATGACAGGAAGGTGATTatctggaaggaagaaaatggcaCTTGGGAAAAGACTTATGAGTACACAGGACATGATTCCTCAG TGAATTCTGTCTGCTGGGCACCTCATGACTATGGGCTGATCCTGGCCTGTGGGAGCTCTGATGGGGCCATTTCCCTCCTGAGCTACACGGGTGATGGGCAGTGGGAAGTCAAGAAGATCAGCAATGCACACACG ATTGGATGTAATGCAGTTAGCTGGGCTCCTGCTGTTGTACCAGGAAGCCTCATAGAACAACCATCTGGTCAAAAACCAAACTACATAAAAAGATTTGTGTCTGGTGGCTGTGACAACCTGGTCAAGATCTGGAA ggaagaAGATGGCCAGTGGAAAGAGGAGCAGAAGCTGGAGGCTCACAGTGATTGGGTTCGAGATGTAGCCTGGGCTCCATCCATAGGTTTGCCAACAAGTACCATTGCCAGCTGCTCACAG GATGGCAGAGTGTTTATCTGGACGTGTGATGATGCTTCTGGAAATTCCTGGTCACCCAAGCTGCTGCACAAGTTCAGTGATGTTGTCTGGCACGTGAGTTGGTCCATCACTGCCAATATTCTTGCGGTGTCTGGAGGAGACAACAAG GTCACACTCTGGAAGGAGTCAGTGGATGGACTGTGGGCGTGTATCAGCGATGTCAACAAGGGCCAAGGGGGAGTGTCTGCTGTGACTGAGGGGCAGCAGAACGAGCAGTGA
- the LOC103535314 gene encoding cullin-associated NEDD8-dissociated protein 1-like: protein MASVSYHISSLLEKMTSTDKDFRFMATNDLMVELQKDSIKLDEDSEKKVVKMLLKLLEDKNGEVQNLAVKCLGPLVGKVKEYQVETIVDTLCKNMLSDKEQLRDISSIGLKTVISQLPPAAAGSTVTANVCKKITAQLTGAIGKQEDVSVQLEALDILSDMLSRLGATLHSFHPSILNCLLPQLTSPRLAVRKRAIIALGHLVLTCSGNIFSELTEHLLAELKKNESTSTTRTYIQCVAGISRQAGHRIGEHLEKIIPLIVQYCTVEDDELREYCFQAFESFVRRCPKEMDPHIPNVMGLCLKYITFDPNYNYDNEEEEEMMETESGEDEEQESDDEYSDDDDISWKVRRSAAKCLEAIVSSRHDLLQDFYKTLSPVLISRFKEREENVKADIFSAYISLLKQTLPIQGLLQASEAAGKDNVPLVMLQNQVPNIVKALHKQLKEKSIKSRQGCFSLLTELANVLPGCLADHIPALVPGVVFSLADKSSSSNMRIDTLSFLHVLLCNHQPEVFHPHIKSLLPAVVTCIGDPFYKITSEALLVTQQLVKVIRPLDKSCTFDAKPYVKDLFPGTLKRLKAADIDQEVKERAISCMAQIIHNLGDHLSTDLQPTLTIFLERLKNEITRLTTVKALTLIAGSPLKIDLRPILGEGFPTLASFLRKNQRALKLSTLTALDILVKNYSDSLKPAMIESVLAELPALITENDMHVSQVAVVFLTTLAKVYPSCLSKSSGSVLAEIFQLIHSPLLQGGALNAIIDFFQALVLTKTATMGYSELMKQLTGPVYSSGSAGASGTWHKQASHSVAKCVAALSSACPKEAPATVTQLIQDVQSPKSSSAVKVLAFLSLAEMGRTTNLSAQRELKTVLLEAFTSPNEEVKSAASYALGNISVGNLKEYLPFMLKEIGSQPKRQYLLLHSLKEVISSSPADGLKPYVEDIWALLFKHCECPEEGTRNVVAECLGKLTLVNPSELLPRLKKQLPSGSPQARSTVVTAIKFTIADQPQPIDALLKGCIGDFLKTLQDPDLNVRRVALALFNSAAHNKPSLIRDLLNTVLPSLYNETKVRRELIREVEMGPFKHTVDDGLDVRKAAFECMYTLLESCLGRLDIYEYLNHLEEGLKDHYDIRMLTFIMLARLCSLCPNAVLQRLERLIEPLRATCCTKVKAGSVKQEFEKQDELKRSAMRAVAALLTIPEVEKSPAMAEFSSQIRSSPEMASLFESIQKDSASLPTSESMDMS, encoded by the exons ATGGCCAGCGTCTCCTACCACATCTCCAGCCTGCTGGAGAAGATGACCTCCACCGACAAGGACTTCAG GTTTATGGCCACCAACGACCTGATGGTGGAGCTGCAGAAAGATTCGATAAAACTGGATGAAGACAGCGAGAAAAAAGTTGTGAAGATGCTTTTGAAACTGCTGGAAGACAAAAATGGGGAAGTACAGAACCTTGCTGTGAAGTG CCTGGGCCCACTGGTTGGCAAAGTGAAGGAGTACCAGGTGGAAACCATTGTGGACACACTGTGCAAAAACATGTTATCTGACAAGGAACAGCTGAGGGATATCTCCAGCATTGGACTGAAAACAGTCATCTCCCAGctgccaccagctgctgcag GCTCCACCGTAACAGCAAATGTGTGCAAAAAGATCACAGCCCAGCTGACAGGAGCCATTGGCAAGCAGGAGGATGTGTCTGTGCAACTGGAGGCTCTTGACATCCTGTCAGATATGCTGAGCAG acTGGGGGCAACACTTCACTctttccatccctccatcctgAACTGCCTCCTTCCTCAGCTGACAAGCCCCAGGCTGGCAGTTCGTAAAAGGGCTATCATTGCCTTGGGCCATCTTGTCTTGACCTGCAGTGGAAACATCTTCTCAGAGCTCACAGAGCATCTCCTTGCCGAGCTGAAGAAGAATGAGTCTACTTCTACAACCAGGACATACATTCAGTGTGTGGCTGGCATCAGCAGGCAGGCTGGACACCGCATAG GAGAACATCTGGAGAAGATAATTCCTCTGATTGTTCAGTACTGTACCGTGGAAGATGATGAGCTAAGAGAGTACTGCTTTCAGGCCTTTGAGTCTTTTGTGAGAAG GTGCCCAAAGGAAATGGACCCTCACATCCCTAATGTGATGGGATTATGTTTGAAGTACATCACCTTTGACCCAAACTACAACTATGAtaatgaggaggaagaagagatgaTGGAAACGGAAAGTGGAGAGGATGAAGAGCAAG AAAGTGATGATGAGTACAGTGATGATGATGACATCAGCTGGAAGGTCCGCAGGTCTGCGGCCAAGTGCCTGGAGGCCATTGTCAGCAGCAGGCACGACCTCCTTCAGGACTTCTACAAAACTCTTTCCCCAGTCTTGATAAGCAGATtcaaggagagggaggagaatgTCAAAGCTGACATCTTCAGTGCTTACATCTCCTTGCTGAAGCAGACGCTGCCCATCCAGGGCTTGCTGCAGGCTTCAGAGGCTGCTGGCAAAGACAACGTTCCCCTGGTGATGCTGCAGAACCAG GTCCCAAACATCGTCAAGGCCTTGCacaagcagctgaaagaaaagagcaTCAAATCACGACAGGGTTGTTTCAGCCTCCTGACGGAACTGGCCAACGTCCTTCCCGGTTGCCTGGCAGATCACATCCCTGCTCTAGTCCCTG GTGTCGTTTTCTCCCTGGCTGATAAATCCAGCTCCTCCAACATGAGGATTGATACGCTGTCTTTCCTTCACGTTCTTCTTTGCAATCACCAGCCCGAGGTGTTTCACCCTCATATCAAAagcctgctgcctgctgttGTGACCTGCATTGGAGACCCCTTTTATAAGATCACTTCAGAAGCTCTGCTGGTTACTCAGCAACTTGTGAAAGTTATCAGGCCTTTGGACAAATCTTGCACTTTTGATGCCAAGCCCTATGTGAAGGACCTTTTCCCGGGTACCCTGAAGAGACTGAAGGCAGCTGACATCGACCAGGAGGTGAAGGAGCGTGCTATCTCCTGCATGGCACAGATCATTCACAATCTGGGAGACCATTTGAGCACTGATCTCCAGCCAACCTTGACGATATTTCTAGAGAGGCTCAAAAATGAAATCACCAGATTGACAACTGTCAAAGCATTAACCTTAATTGCTGGTTCTCCACTTAAAATAGATTTGAGACCCATTCTGGGGGAAGGTTTCCCCACTCTCGCTTCCTTCTTGAGAAAGAATCAACGTGCCTTGAAACTGAGCACTCTGACTGCTCTGGACATCCTGGTGAAGAACTACAGTGACAGCCTGAAGCCTGCCATGATAGAGTCTGTCCTAGCAGAGCTTCCTGCTTTAATTACTGAGAATGACATGCATGTGTCCCAGGTGGCTGTTGTGTTCCTCACTACTTTGGCCAAGGTTTATCCCTCCTGCCTCTCTAAGAGCAGCGGTTCTGTTCTTGCTGAAATCTTTCAGCTTATCCACTCGCCCTTGCTCCAAGGAGGAGCACTGAACGCCATCATAGACTTCTTCCAGGCTCTGGTCCTGACCAAAACAGCCACCATGGGATACTCGGAGCTGATGAAGCAGCTGACAGGGCCTGTGTACTCCTCAGGCTCAGCTGGGGCATCGGGCACCTGGCACAAGCAGGCCTCTCACTCTGTGGCCAAGTGTGTGGCAGCCCTGTCCTCAGCCTGCCCGAAGGAAGCCCCCGCCACGGTGACCCAACTGATCCAGGATGTGCAGAGCCCCAAGTCCAGCTCTGCTGTTAAGGTGCTGGCATTCCTCTCGCTGGCAGAGATGGGCCGCACCACCAACCTCAGTGCTCAGAGGGAGCTCAAGACCGTGCTCCTGGAAGCCTTCACTTCCCCCAACGAAGAGGTGAAATCCGCTGCTTCCTATGCCCTGGGGAACATCAGTGTTGGAAACCTTAAGGAATATCTTCCCTTCATGCTGAAAGAGATCGGGAGCCAGCCCAAGAGACAGTACCTCCTGCTGCACTCACTAAAAGAGGTGATCAGCTCCTCCCCGGCCGATGGCCTCAAGCCTTACGTGGAGGATATCTGGGCTCTGCTTTTCAAGCACTGTGAGTGCCCGGAGGAGGGGACACGCAATGTGGTGGCTGAGTGCCTGGGGAAGCTGACACTGGTCAACCCCTCGGAGCTGCTGCCCCGGCTGAAGAAGCAGCTGCCATCAG GCTCTCCACAGGCCCGCAGCACGGTTGTCACTGCCATCAAGTTCACCATTGCAGACCAGCCTCAGCCCATTGATGCTCTCCTGAAAGGCTGCATAG GTGACTTCTTAAAAACTCTTCAGGATCCAGACCTGAATGTTCGACGCGTGGCTTTAGCCCTGTTTAATTCTGCTGCTCACAACAAGCCTTCTTTAATCCGAGATTTACTAAACACAGTTCTCCCCAGCCTGTACAATGAAACGAAGGTCAGGAGGGAGCTCATCCGGGAG GTAGAAATGGGGCCATTCAAGCACACCGTGGACGATGGCCTTGATGTGaggaaagctgcttttgaatGCATGTACAcactgctggaaagctgccttgGCCGCCTGGATATCTATGAGTACCTGAACCACCTGGAGGAGGGGCTGAAGGATCACTATGACATTCGG aTGCTGACATTCATCATGCTGGCTCggctctgcagcctctgtcCCAACGCGGTGCTGCAGCGGCTGGAGCGGCTGATTGAGCCCCTCCGGGCAACCTGCTGCACCAAG GTGAAAGCTGGTTCTGTGAAGCAGGAGTTTGAGAAGCAGGATGAACTGAAGCGCTCCGCCATGAGAGCGGTCGCTGCGCTCCTGACCATCCCCGAGGTGGAGAAAAGCCCAGCGATGGCTGAGTTTTCATCTCAGATCAGATCCAGCCCTGAAATGGCATCGCTTTTTGAGAGCATTCAAAAAGATTCTGCTTCCCTGCCCACCTCGGAGTCAATGGACATGAGCTAA
- the RPL32 gene encoding 60S ribosomal protein L32, which yields MPALRPLVKPKIVKKRTKKFIRHQSDRYVKIKRNWRKPRGIDNRVRRRFKGQILMPNIGYGSSKKTKHMLPTGFRKFLVHNVKELEVLMMSNKSYCAEIAHNVSSKNRKVIVERAAQLAIKITNPNARLRSEENE from the exons ATGCCTGCCCTCAGGCCTCTCGTGAAACCTAAAATCGTCAAGAAGAGGACCAAGAAGTTCATCCGCCATCAGTCTGATCGCTATGTCAAGATCAAG CGCAACTGGCGCAAGCCCAGGGGCATCGACAACCGCGTGCGGCGGCGGTTCAAGGGCCAGATCCTGATGCCCAACATCGGCTATGGCAGCAGCAAGAAGACAAAGCACATGCTGCCCACGGGCTTCAGGAAGTTCCTGGTCCACAACGTCAAAGAGCTGGAAGTGCTCATGATGAGCAACAA GTCCTACTGTGCAGAGATTGCTCACAATGTCTCTTCCAAGAACCGGAAGGTGATTGTGGAGAGAGCTGCCCAGCTCGCCATCAAGATCACCAACCCCAACGCCAGGCTGCGCAGCGAGGAGAATGAGTAA
- the MBD4 gene encoding methyl-CpG-binding domain protein 4 isoform X2, with amino-acid sequence MMPEGSVPRTQVDRRKTSPYFSSKYSKEAPSPPRRKALRKWTPPRSPFNLIQETLFHDPWKLLIATIFLNKTSGKMAIPVLWEFLKKYPSPEVTRAADWKEMSELLRPLGLYELRAKTIIKFSDEYLSKQWKYPLELHGIGKYGNDSYRIFCVNEWREVQPQDHKLNVYHTWLRENRHRLCLG; translated from the exons ATGATGCCAG AAGGGTCTGTGCCACGAACACAAGTGGATAGGAGGAAAACAAGTCCGTATTTTTCAAGTAAATACAGTAAAGAAG ctcccagcccaCCAAGAAGAAAGGCCTTGAGAAAATGGACTCCTCCACGTTCTCCTTTTAATCTGATCCAAGAAACACTTTTCCATGATCCATGGAAGCTTCTCATTGCAACCATATTTCTCAACAAAACTTCAG GTAAAATGGCAATTCCTGTGCTCTGGGAGTTCCTTAAGAAGTATCCTTCTCCTGAAGTGACCCGGGCTGCAGACTGGAAGGAAATGTCAGAGCTGCTCAGACCTCTTGGCCTCTATGAACTCAGAGCTAAAACTATCATCAAGTTCTCAG ATGAGTACCTGAGCAAGCAGTGGAAGTACCCGCTGGAGCTGCACGGCATCGGCAAGTACGGCAACGACTCCTACAGGATCTTCTGTGTCAACGAGTGGCGGGAG GTGCAGCCGCAGGACCACAAGCTGAACGTGTACCACACCTGGCTGCGGGAGAACCGGCACCGGCTCTGCCTGGGATGA
- the MBD4 gene encoding methyl-CpG-binding domain protein 4 isoform X1, whose amino-acid sequence MMPEGSVPRTQVDRRKTSPYFSSKYSKEAPSPPRRKALRKWTPPRSPFNLIQETLFHDPWKLLIATIFLNKTSGKMAIPVLWEFLKKYPSPEVTRAADWKEMSELLRPLGLYELRAKTIIKFSDEYLSKQWKYPLELHGIGKYGNDSYRIFCVNEWREVGEPTAAPCLTVFLSPCSGGESRPRRC is encoded by the exons ATGATGCCAG AAGGGTCTGTGCCACGAACACAAGTGGATAGGAGGAAAACAAGTCCGTATTTTTCAAGTAAATACAGTAAAGAAG ctcccagcccaCCAAGAAGAAAGGCCTTGAGAAAATGGACTCCTCCACGTTCTCCTTTTAATCTGATCCAAGAAACACTTTTCCATGATCCATGGAAGCTTCTCATTGCAACCATATTTCTCAACAAAACTTCAG GTAAAATGGCAATTCCTGTGCTCTGGGAGTTCCTTAAGAAGTATCCTTCTCCTGAAGTGACCCGGGCTGCAGACTGGAAGGAAATGTCAGAGCTGCTCAGACCTCTTGGCCTCTATGAACTCAGAGCTAAAACTATCATCAAGTTCTCAG ATGAGTACCTGAGCAAGCAGTGGAAGTACCCGCTGGAGCTGCACGGCATCGGCAAGTACGGCAACGACTCCTACAGGATCTTCTGTGTCAACGAGTGGCGGGAGGTGGGTGAGCCGACTGCCGCACCGTGCCTCACGGTGTTCTTGTCTCCTTGCTCTGGGGGTGAGTCTCGTCCTCGCCGCTGCTAG